In a single window of the Pseudodesulfovibrio profundus genome:
- a CDS encoding tetratricopeptide repeat protein, protein MSGHLDYEINKELGECYLFMGELDKAEEYYKKAVGSNGIHPDPYLGLATVAVQRGQLDDAIAMYEKAHKIEPTDKSLSGIALIRMENGEKENAYSLFVEAIKMNPENMVALFSLIRLGHELERVQDIIPYLRDYLEVDPAKHEVRYSLAGCYLCLEDKEAAKDHLNKILEMAPDFEAATEMLDTIQS, encoded by the coding sequence ATGAGTGGACATCTCGATTACGAAATCAACAAGGAACTTGGTGAATGCTACCTGTTTATGGGTGAGCTGGACAAGGCGGAAGAGTATTACAAGAAAGCCGTCGGCTCCAATGGCATTCATCCCGATCCCTATCTCGGCCTGGCTACTGTGGCTGTTCAGCGAGGTCAGCTGGATGACGCCATCGCCATGTACGAGAAGGCACACAAGATTGAACCGACAGACAAGAGTCTTTCCGGGATCGCTCTCATCCGGATGGAAAACGGTGAAAAGGAGAATGCGTATTCTCTCTTCGTCGAAGCCATCAAGATGAACCCCGAAAACATGGTCGCTCTGTTCTCACTGATCAGACTCGGCCATGAGCTGGAGCGTGTTCAGGATATCATCCCGTATCTCAGGGACTATCTTGAGGTAGATCCGGCAAAGCATGAAGTGCGATACTCGCTGGCCGGATGCTATCTCTGCCTCGAAGACAAGGAAGCTGCCAAGGATCATCTGAATAAGATTCTTGAAATGGCTCCTGACTTTGAAGCAGCCACCGAGATGCTGGATACGATCCAGTCTTAA
- a CDS encoding IMP cyclohydrolase, with product MNLLPVKKAILSVTDKSGLADFGAFLVDNGCELVSTGGTKKMLADAGLPVTSVSDITDFPEILGGRVKTLHPHIHGGILADKDDPSHMETLREFGIEPFDLICVNLYNFADAVAKGLDLKAAVEQIDIGGPTMLRATAKNFHSICVVPDPKYYPVVRKEIEEKGGISLEFRKEMAALTFKLVSEYDAMITEYLSNNDA from the coding sequence ATGAATCTTTTGCCTGTCAAAAAGGCTATTCTGTCTGTCACCGATAAGTCAGGTCTTGCTGATTTCGGTGCGTTTCTTGTTGATAACGGTTGCGAACTGGTTTCTACCGGCGGCACCAAAAAAATGCTTGCCGATGCAGGACTGCCGGTTACATCCGTCAGCGACATTACTGATTTTCCCGAAATCCTGGGTGGCCGGGTGAAAACCCTTCATCCCCATATCCATGGTGGCATCCTGGCAGATAAGGATGATCCGTCCCACATGGAGACCTTGCGTGAGTTCGGTATCGAACCGTTCGATCTGATCTGTGTCAACCTGTACAATTTTGCCGATGCCGTGGCCAAAGGGCTTGATCTGAAAGCGGCAGTCGAGCAGATCGATATCGGTGGACCGACCATGCTTCGTGCAACAGCCAAGAATTTTCACTCCATCTGTGTTGTTCCCGACCCGAAATACTATCCGGTCGTGCGCAAGGAGATTGAGGAGAAGGGTGGCATTTCCCTGGAATTTCGCAAGGAAATGGCTGCACTGACCTTCAAGCTGGTATCTGAATACGATGCCATGATCACGGAATATCTCAGCAACAACGATGCCTAG
- the hflX gene encoding GTPase HflX, which yields MVLVGDPRSIYIPELPRARMASGRLRGLRLLHTHLGEETLSQEDLMDMVFLRLDSVTALNVREGFPDSAQTAHLLPPNPEDKSYEVFAPVQWDRMDLDLGQIVEALEDEFGRQLDAKTIGSDENRVLLVSVDKTPRPVQELSLEELAELADTAGLVAAGTMIQRVRKQNPKFIMGKGKLAELEVKALQANASVIIFDQELSPTQIRNLAKVTERKILDRTQLILDIFAQHATSASGKLQVEMAQLKYTLPRLVGKNRAMSRLMGGIGGRGPGETKLEIDRRRANDRLTRLKKELKQVRKRRTQTRERRAKAGLPIVSLVGYTNAGKSTLLNTLTQSKVIAEDKLFATLDPTSRRIRFPQEREVVLTDTVGFIRRLPPDLKEAFRATLEELDSADLLVLVCDASHPEVEEQVDAVRTILNEMDLDDIPSILVLNKWDRLDEEGRAAMRNVFPEGIPAVAVQRSSLEPVVEAILKSVD from the coding sequence ATGGTTTTAGTGGGCGATCCCCGCTCCATTTACATCCCGGAATTACCTCGCGCCCGAATGGCTTCCGGCCGTTTGCGCGGTCTCCGCCTGCTTCATACACATCTGGGTGAGGAAACCCTGTCTCAGGAAGACCTGATGGATATGGTTTTCCTCCGGCTCGATTCCGTGACCGCGCTCAATGTGCGCGAAGGGTTCCCGGATTCGGCACAGACGGCACACCTGCTGCCCCCCAACCCCGAAGACAAAAGCTATGAAGTTTTTGCGCCCGTGCAATGGGATCGCATGGACCTTGACCTCGGGCAGATTGTTGAGGCGCTGGAAGATGAGTTCGGGCGGCAGTTGGACGCGAAAACCATTGGTTCCGACGAAAACCGGGTTCTTTTGGTCAGTGTCGATAAGACTCCTCGTCCTGTTCAGGAGTTGTCATTGGAAGAGTTGGCCGAGTTGGCAGATACAGCCGGTTTGGTCGCTGCCGGAACCATGATCCAGCGGGTGCGAAAGCAAAACCCCAAGTTCATCATGGGTAAGGGCAAGCTCGCGGAACTGGAAGTCAAAGCACTCCAGGCCAACGCCTCCGTCATTATTTTTGATCAGGAACTCTCGCCCACACAGATACGTAACCTGGCAAAGGTTACGGAGCGCAAGATACTGGATCGAACACAGCTTATTCTTGATATTTTCGCCCAGCACGCAACCAGTGCTTCGGGCAAGCTTCAGGTTGAAATGGCTCAGCTCAAATACACCCTGCCTCGGCTAGTGGGTAAAAACCGCGCCATGTCTCGCCTCATGGGTGGCATCGGTGGCCGTGGGCCGGGTGAAACCAAGCTGGAGATTGATCGTCGTCGCGCCAATGATCGCCTCACTCGACTCAAGAAAGAGTTGAAGCAGGTGCGCAAGCGTCGGACACAGACCCGCGAACGTCGGGCCAAGGCGGGACTGCCCATTGTCTCTCTTGTCGGTTACACCAACGCCGGTAAGTCCACGCTGCTCAACACCCTGACGCAGTCCAAGGTCATTGCAGAAGACAAGCTGTTCGCGACCCTTGATCCCACAAGTCGCCGCATTCGTTTCCCCCAGGAACGGGAAGTAGTGCTGACCGATACGGTCGGATTCATCCGCCGATTGCCACCGGACCTCAAGGAAGCGTTTCGAGCTACGCTGGAAGAGCTTGATTCAGCTGATCTGCTCGTCCTTGTCTGTGATGCGTCGCACCCGGAAGTGGAGGAGCAGGTTGATGCCGTGCGGACCATCCTCAACGAAATGGATCTGGACGACATTCCTTCCATACTTGTCCTCAATAAGTGGGATCGGTTGGATGAAGAAGGGCGCGCAGCCATGCGGAACGTCTTCCCGGAAGGCATTCCCGCGGTTGCCGTACAACGTTCTTCGCTGGAGCCTGTGGTAGAGGCGATTCTGAAAAGTGTGGACTAA